A window of the Vibrio fluvialis genome harbors these coding sequences:
- the purT gene encoding phosphoribosylglycinamide formyltransferase 2, with product MLGTATRDSAKRVLLLGSGELGKEVAIECQRLGLEVIACDRYANAPAMQVAHRSHVFDMLDAEALQQVIDLEKPHYVVPEIEAIATSKLVELEAQGLNVVPTANATRLTMNREGIRRLASEELSLPTSPYRFADNYQDFVAAVEFVGIPCVCKPVMSSSGKGQSVIKTEQDIEKAWQYAQEGGRTGAGRVIVEGFIDFDYEITLLTVRAVDGVHFCAPIGHRQEDGDYRESWQPQVMSENALKAAEYVAEQIVNALGGYGLFGVELFVKGDQVIFNEVSPRPHDTGMVTLISQDISEFALHVRAFTGLPIGEITQYGPSASAAILGQGTSTDIQFSGLDDALSVPHSQIRLFGKPEINGRRRLGVALSRGKTTTEATDRAIECAKAVKIHY from the coding sequence ATGTTGGGGACTGCTACTCGAGACAGTGCTAAACGTGTACTGTTACTTGGCTCTGGTGAACTCGGTAAAGAAGTGGCGATTGAATGTCAGCGCCTCGGTCTGGAAGTTATTGCCTGTGACCGCTACGCAAATGCACCTGCCATGCAGGTTGCGCATCGCAGCCATGTATTCGATATGCTGGATGCCGAAGCACTGCAACAGGTAATTGATCTAGAAAAACCGCACTATGTCGTGCCGGAAATTGAAGCGATTGCGACCAGCAAACTGGTGGAACTGGAAGCTCAGGGACTAAATGTGGTACCCACCGCCAACGCTACCCGTCTGACCATGAACCGTGAAGGCATTCGTCGTCTCGCGTCAGAAGAGCTCTCACTCCCAACTTCCCCTTATCGGTTTGCTGATAACTACCAAGATTTTGTCGCAGCGGTCGAGTTCGTCGGCATTCCTTGCGTATGTAAACCGGTTATGAGCTCTTCGGGCAAAGGTCAGAGCGTCATTAAAACCGAACAGGATATTGAAAAAGCATGGCAGTACGCGCAAGAAGGTGGCCGCACTGGCGCTGGTCGTGTGATTGTCGAAGGCTTTATCGATTTTGACTACGAAATTACGCTACTTACCGTTCGTGCAGTGGATGGCGTACACTTCTGCGCGCCAATCGGTCACCGTCAGGAAGATGGTGATTACCGCGAATCATGGCAGCCACAAGTGATGTCTGAAAATGCACTTAAAGCTGCAGAATACGTGGCCGAACAAATCGTCAACGCGCTCGGCGGCTATGGTCTGTTTGGTGTTGAGTTGTTTGTTAAAGGCGATCAAGTCATCTTCAACGAAGTCTCTCCTCGCCCACACGACACGGGTATGGTGACGCTGATTTCTCAGGACATCTCTGAATTTGCTCTGCACGTACGTGCCTTTACTGGCTTACCCATCGGCGAAATCACGCAGTATGGTCCTTCTGCCTCCGCCGCAATTCTGGGCCAGGGTACGTCAACGGATATTCAATTCTCAGGTTTAGACGATGCACTGAGCGTTCCGCACTCGCAAATCCGCCTGTTCGGTAAACCTGAAATCAACGGTCGCCGTCGTCTTGGTGTCGCGCTGTCGCGCGGAAAAACCACGACAGAAGCAACGGATCGCGCGATTGAATGCGCCAAGGCCGTTAAGATTCACTACTGA
- a CDS encoding methyl-accepting chemotaxis protein — protein MKFASEITARIHHLQAIQQASKVAQRTSLDTLDIANDGAKTLDLAADVANQIDSSVDQASSLMEKLTAQSQQIAQIVTTISTIADQTNLLALNAAIEAARAGEYGRGFAVVADEVRKLAANTSHATDEIGNIVKRNSELTQVSEQTMTEIQRKVIECNQQLQSTQALIDEIRHGAQNVADTVSQLVND, from the coding sequence GTGAAATTTGCCAGCGAGATTACCGCGCGAATTCACCATTTGCAGGCGATTCAACAAGCGTCCAAGGTGGCGCAGCGTACCTCGTTGGACACGCTGGATATCGCGAACGATGGAGCAAAAACACTCGATCTCGCAGCTGATGTGGCAAATCAGATAGACAGCTCGGTGGATCAGGCGTCGTCTCTGATGGAGAAACTGACCGCGCAGTCGCAGCAAATCGCACAGATTGTGACTACGATTTCAACCATTGCCGACCAAACCAATCTGCTGGCGCTGAATGCGGCGATTGAAGCCGCGAGAGCCGGCGAATATGGGCGTGGTTTTGCGGTCGTGGCTGATGAAGTGCGTAAACTGGCGGCGAATACCTCTCACGCGACAGATGAAATTGGAAACATCGTTAAACGTAACAGCGAATTGACTCAGGTTTCTGAACAAACCATGACGGAAATTCAGCGCAAAGTGATTGAGTGCAATCAGCAATTGCAATCGACCCAGGCCCTGATTGACGAGATTCGTCATGGTGCGCAAAACGTCGCCGATACGGTGAGCCAACTGGTTAACGATTAA
- a CDS encoding thiopurine S-methyltransferase, with protein MKDPEFWHAKWASNQIGFHLTDVNTLLIDHWHATQPKREDRVFVPLCGKSEDLVWLAEKHNDVQGVELSPIAVRAFFAEHFYTPTVTQISSLHELYQFDELSIYTGDYFTAPLQTVDIVYDRAALIALPEEMRADYVERLKQLLNPGARILLVTLDYDQQELSGPPFSVGEAEIQRLFHGFSVRRLVRDEANAQHPKRAQKGLSRFAEEVWLIES; from the coding sequence ATGAAAGATCCAGAATTTTGGCACGCCAAATGGGCCTCCAACCAGATTGGTTTCCACCTGACCGATGTGAATACATTATTGATTGACCACTGGCACGCAACTCAGCCAAAACGCGAAGACAGAGTATTTGTGCCGCTGTGTGGTAAAAGCGAAGATCTCGTTTGGTTAGCAGAGAAACACAATGATGTTCAGGGAGTTGAGCTCAGTCCGATTGCCGTGCGCGCCTTTTTTGCTGAACACTTCTATACTCCAACAGTAACGCAGATTAGTAGTTTGCATGAGCTGTATCAGTTTGATGAGCTGTCAATTTACACCGGGGATTATTTTACCGCGCCACTGCAGACCGTCGATATTGTGTACGATCGTGCGGCACTGATTGCATTGCCTGAAGAGATGCGGGCTGATTATGTGGAGCGCTTGAAGCAGTTGCTTAACCCAGGTGCCCGCATTCTTCTGGTGACACTTGATTACGATCAGCAAGAGTTAAGTGGTCCTCCATTTAGTGTTGGAGAAGCGGAGATCCAGCGTCTGTTTCACGGATTTTCGGTTCGCCGCTTGGTGCGCGACGAAGCGAATGCACAGCATCCCAAACGCGCTCAAAAAGGGCTCAGTCGCTTTGCAGAAGAAGTGTGGTTGATTGAGAGCTGA
- the ihfA gene encoding integration host factor subunit alpha, whose protein sequence is MALTKADLAENLFEKLGFSKRDAKETVEVFFEEIRKALEGGEQVKLSGFGNFDLRDKNERPGRNPKTGEDIPITARRVVTFRPGQKLKARVENIKKS, encoded by the coding sequence ATGGCGCTCACAAAGGCCGATTTGGCTGAGAACCTGTTTGAAAAACTAGGGTTTAGTAAACGGGATGCCAAGGAAACGGTTGAAGTGTTTTTTGAAGAAATTCGTAAAGCACTCGAAGGTGGCGAACAGGTAAAACTCTCCGGTTTTGGTAATTTTGATCTGCGAGACAAAAACGAGCGTCCGGGTCGAAATCCAAAAACGGGTGAAGATATTCCTATCACCGCTCGACGTGTCGTAACGTTCCGCCCAGGGCAAAAACTAAAAGCCCGAGTCGAGAACATTAAAAAGTCGTAA
- the pheT gene encoding phenylalanine--tRNA ligase subunit beta: MKFSESWLREWVNPAVTTGELTHQITMAGLEVDDVLPVAGTFTGVKVGHVVECGQHPDADKLRVTKVDVGEEELLDIVCGAPNCRQGLKVAVATVGAVLPGDFKIKKAKLRGQPSHGMLCSFSELGIDVESSGIMELAEDAVIGTDFREFLALDDVTIDVDLTSNRADCFSLRGMAREVGVLNRADVAEPSVAPVAPAIDATLSIEVKAPAACPRYLGRIVKNVNVQAQTPLWMQEKLRRCGIRSIDPVVDITNYVMLEQGQPMHAFDLAKIDGGIVVRLAEQGEKLTLLDGSEAELNADTLIIADHNKALAIAGIFGGEHSGVSTETKDVLLECAFFAPDHIRGRARSYGLHTDSSMRFERGVDYALQFAAMERATQLLIDICGGEVAPVVAAESDADLPKPNTVALRRTKLDNLLGHHIADADVVEILQRLGMTVETTAEGWTATAPTWRFDIAIEQDLVEEVGRIYGYDNIPNQAPAAALNMNLHKEANLPLKRVRDLLVDRGYHEAITYSFVEPEQQKLIVPDVEPLILPNPISADMSAMRLSLIQGLLNTVVHNQKRQQPRVRLFEQGLRFIPDQAAENGMRQEPILAGVISGTRGEEHWNLETATVDFFDLKGDVEAILELTANGKAYSFAAAKHPALHPGQSAAIVLDGKEIGVIGTVHPELERKFGLNGRTIVFEIEWSAINTKVIPEAVALSKFPSNRRDIAVVVDDAVASGDIVNACLEQGGEFLKDAKLFDVYVGKGVEDGKKSLAIALTLQSAERTLEDADIAGAVEAIVAHVSAKFGATLRD, translated from the coding sequence ATGAAATTCAGCGAATCTTGGCTTCGTGAGTGGGTTAACCCAGCGGTTACCACTGGCGAGCTTACTCACCAAATTACTATGGCCGGCCTGGAAGTTGACGATGTCCTTCCTGTAGCGGGTACTTTTACTGGCGTTAAAGTTGGTCACGTTGTGGAATGTGGTCAGCACCCAGATGCAGACAAACTGCGTGTGACAAAAGTGGATGTGGGCGAAGAAGAACTGCTCGACATCGTGTGTGGCGCGCCAAACTGCCGTCAGGGCCTGAAAGTCGCGGTTGCGACGGTTGGCGCTGTTTTGCCAGGCGATTTCAAAATCAAGAAAGCGAAGCTACGTGGCCAGCCTTCTCACGGCATGCTGTGTTCATTCTCTGAACTGGGTATTGATGTTGAATCAAGCGGCATCATGGAGCTGGCGGAAGATGCCGTTATCGGTACGGATTTCCGTGAATTCCTGGCTCTGGATGACGTCACTATTGATGTAGACCTGACGTCAAACCGCGCGGACTGTTTCAGCCTGCGTGGTATGGCTCGTGAAGTGGGCGTACTTAACCGTGCCGATGTGGCTGAGCCTTCGGTTGCACCAGTTGCACCGGCAATCGATGCCACCCTTTCTATTGAAGTCAAAGCGCCAGCGGCGTGTCCTCGCTACTTGGGTCGTATTGTTAAGAACGTGAACGTTCAGGCACAAACTCCACTTTGGATGCAAGAGAAGCTGCGTCGCTGTGGTATTCGTTCTATCGACCCGGTTGTCGACATCACGAACTATGTGATGCTGGAACAAGGCCAACCAATGCACGCGTTTGATCTGGCGAAGATCGACGGTGGTATTGTGGTGCGCCTGGCAGAGCAGGGCGAGAAATTGACCCTGTTGGATGGCAGCGAAGCAGAACTGAACGCCGACACACTGATCATTGCAGACCACAACAAAGCGCTGGCGATTGCGGGTATCTTTGGTGGCGAGCACTCGGGCGTGAGCACTGAAACCAAAGATGTGCTGCTAGAATGTGCATTCTTCGCTCCGGATCATATCCGTGGCCGCGCACGCAGCTACGGTCTGCACACCGATTCTTCAATGCGTTTTGAACGTGGTGTGGACTACGCACTGCAATTTGCTGCGATGGAACGTGCAACTCAGCTTCTGATCGACATCTGTGGTGGTGAAGTTGCGCCAGTGGTTGCGGCTGAATCTGATGCCGATCTGCCAAAACCGAACACCGTGGCTTTGCGTCGCACTAAACTGGACAACCTGCTGGGTCACCACATCGCGGATGCGGACGTGGTTGAAATCCTGCAACGTCTGGGTATGACCGTTGAAACCACTGCGGAAGGCTGGACAGCGACAGCGCCAACCTGGCGTTTTGACATCGCAATCGAGCAGGATCTGGTGGAAGAAGTGGGCCGTATCTACGGTTACGACAACATTCCAAACCAGGCGCCAGCGGCTGCGCTGAACATGAACCTGCACAAAGAAGCGAACCTGCCTCTGAAACGCGTTCGTGATCTGCTGGTTGACCGTGGTTACCACGAAGCGATTACATACAGCTTCGTTGAACCAGAGCAGCAAAAACTGATCGTGCCAGATGTTGAGCCTTTGATTCTGCCAAACCCAATCTCTGCAGATATGTCTGCTATGCGTTTGAGCCTGATTCAAGGTCTGCTGAACACGGTGGTTCATAACCAAAAACGTCAGCAACCACGAGTTCGTCTGTTCGAACAAGGTCTGCGTTTCATTCCGGATCAAGCGGCTGAAAACGGCATGCGTCAAGAGCCAATCCTGGCGGGTGTGATTTCTGGTACTCGCGGTGAAGAGCACTGGAACCTGGAAACAGCAACGGTGGATTTCTTCGACCTGAAAGGTGATGTCGAAGCGATTCTGGAACTGACGGCCAACGGCAAAGCGTACAGCTTCGCGGCGGCGAAACATCCAGCGCTACACCCTGGCCAGTCAGCAGCGATTGTTCTGGACGGCAAAGAGATTGGTGTGATCGGTACGGTTCACCCTGAGCTTGAACGTAAATTTGGTCTGAACGGTCGTACTATCGTGTTTGAAATCGAATGGTCGGCAATCAATACCAAAGTGATTCCTGAAGCGGTCGCGCTGTCTAAGTTCCCTTCAAACCGTCGTGATATCGCGGTTGTAGTGGACGACGCAGTGGCGTCTGGTGACATCGTTAACGCGTGTCTGGAGCAGGGCGGCGAGTTCCTGAAAGACGCTAAACTGTTCGACGTTTACGTTGGTAAAGGCGTTGAAGATGGTAAGAAGAGCCTGGCAATTGCCCTGACTCTGCAATCCGCAGAACGCACGCTGGAAGATGCCGATATCGCCGGTGCGGTTGAAGCGATTGTTGCTCACGTATCAGCGAAATTTGGCGCAACACTGCGCGACTGA
- the pheS gene encoding phenylalanine--tRNA ligase subunit alpha, with protein sequence MQHLQEIIANATAAINAAESLVALDEVRVQYLGKKGELTAQLQSLGKLPPEERRTAGQEINVAKETVQKAIAARKDSLQRAELEAKLAAETIDVTLPGRRIENGGLHPVTRTIERIESFFGELGFTVESGPEIEDDFHNFDALNIADDHPARTDHDTFFFNPKLMLRTHTSGVQIRTMEENQPPLRFIAPGRVYRNDYDQTHTPMFHQVEGMLVDENVNFAQLKGILHDFLCNFFEEDLEVRFRPSYFPFTEPSAEVDVKGKNGKWLEVLGCGMVHPNVLRSVGIDPEKYSGFAFGMGVERLTMLRYGVNDLRAFFENDLRFLKQFK encoded by the coding sequence ATGCAACATCTACAAGAGATTATTGCTAACGCGACCGCAGCCATCAACGCTGCAGAGTCGTTAGTCGCACTGGATGAAGTGCGTGTTCAGTACCTGGGCAAAAAAGGTGAGCTGACCGCTCAACTACAAAGCCTGGGCAAGCTTCCACCAGAAGAGCGCCGTACCGCTGGTCAGGAAATTAACGTCGCAAAAGAAACGGTTCAAAAAGCCATTGCTGCGCGTAAGGACAGCCTACAACGTGCAGAGCTGGAAGCGAAGCTGGCGGCAGAAACTATCGACGTGACCCTACCTGGTCGTCGTATCGAGAACGGTGGTCTGCACCCAGTAACCCGCACAATCGAGCGTATTGAAAGCTTCTTTGGTGAACTGGGCTTTACCGTTGAGTCTGGTCCTGAAATCGAAGACGATTTCCATAACTTCGATGCTCTGAACATCGCAGATGATCACCCAGCGCGTACTGACCACGATACCTTCTTCTTTAATCCAAAGTTGATGCTGCGTACTCACACGTCTGGCGTACAGATTCGTACCATGGAAGAGAACCAGCCACCGCTGCGTTTCATCGCTCCTGGCCGTGTTTATCGTAACGACTACGACCAAACGCACACGCCAATGTTCCATCAGGTGGAAGGCATGCTGGTTGACGAAAACGTGAACTTTGCGCAGCTGAAAGGCATTCTGCACGACTTCCTGTGCAACTTCTTTGAAGAAGATCTGGAAGTGCGTTTCCGTCCGTCTTACTTCCCATTCACTGAGCCTTCAGCCGAAGTGGACGTGAAAGGTAAGAATGGTAAATGGCTGGAAGTACTGGGCTGCGGTATGGTGCATCCAAATGTGCTGCGCAGTGTTGGTATCGACCCTGAAAAATACTCTGGTTTCGCATTCGGTATGGGCGTAGAGCGTCTTACCATGCTTCGTTACGGTGTGAACGACCTGCGTGCGTTCTTCGAAAACGATCTTCGTTTCCTAAAACAGTTCAAGTAA
- a CDS encoding GNAT family N-acetyltransferase, with product MQPHILPISAEYDQTICDIIKKVGAEFGAIGDGFGPSDAEVLAMSEHYLPQDRSGYWLATLNGKVVGGGGIAPFNGSDSVCELKKLFLLPESRGHGLGKALAQQCLVFAKQQGFAQCYLDTLSNMSTAVRLYENLGFEHLPAPMPGTEHNGCDVWMLKQL from the coding sequence ATGCAACCCCACATCCTGCCCATCAGCGCGGAATATGACCAAACCATCTGCGATATCATTAAAAAAGTGGGCGCCGAATTTGGCGCAATTGGTGACGGCTTTGGCCCGTCGGACGCTGAAGTACTGGCGATGAGCGAGCATTACCTACCACAAGATCGCAGTGGTTATTGGCTGGCGACATTGAATGGCAAAGTCGTCGGTGGCGGTGGCATCGCACCATTCAATGGCAGCGATTCAGTGTGTGAGCTGAAGAAGCTGTTCCTGCTGCCTGAAAGTCGCGGACACGGCCTCGGTAAAGCGCTGGCGCAACAGTGTCTCGTCTTTGCCAAGCAACAAGGTTTTGCTCAGTGTTACCTCGATACGCTGTCCAACATGAGCACTGCGGTGCGCTTGTATGAAAACCTGGGCTTTGAACATTTACCTGCGCCCATGCCGGGTACCGAGCACAACGGCTGTGATGTGTGGATGCTCAAACAGCTCTGA